In Gimesia benthica, a single window of DNA contains:
- the purM gene encoding phosphoribosylformylglycinamidine cyclo-ligase codes for MAKATYKDAGVDLDLYQKAMSSITPLLAKTHVAQKSRVMELPGGFAGLFRLNNPQPGPAGRQYEDPVLVSGTDGVGTKIKVAIQAGIYNTIGIDLVAMCVNDCLCLGAEPLFFLDYIALGKDDPERLVELMEGVTKGCVLSKAALLGGETAIMPDLYGDGDFDMAGFCVGVVERNQVLDGQAIQSGDVVLGLESSGFHSNGYSLIRKVVFEMAGLDVNDQIEELNQRTVASILLEPTRIYADAINTIFQSFPDKIVISGLAHITGGGLVENVERILPQNRRIDLKRSAWEVPAVFDWLQSLGDIDEAEMFRVFNMGIGLVAIVRAQHAEAVQEKLQSLQIPSHVLGKVTQGDKEVTLS; via the coding sequence ATGGCCAAAGCGACCTATAAAGATGCCGGCGTTGACCTGGATCTCTATCAGAAAGCCATGTCCTCGATTACTCCCCTTCTGGCAAAAACTCACGTCGCACAGAAATCCAGGGTGATGGAACTTCCCGGCGGTTTCGCGGGGCTCTTTCGTCTGAATAATCCTCAACCCGGTCCCGCTGGCCGGCAGTACGAAGATCCTGTTCTGGTCTCCGGGACCGATGGGGTAGGGACTAAGATCAAAGTTGCGATCCAGGCGGGAATCTACAATACGATCGGCATCGACCTGGTGGCGATGTGTGTTAATGACTGTCTCTGCCTGGGTGCCGAACCACTGTTCTTTCTCGATTACATCGCACTCGGAAAAGACGATCCCGAACGGCTGGTCGAATTGATGGAAGGCGTCACTAAAGGTTGTGTGCTCTCCAAAGCGGCTCTGCTGGGGGGAGAAACCGCGATCATGCCCGACCTGTACGGTGACGGGGATTTCGATATGGCCGGATTCTGTGTAGGCGTTGTCGAACGCAACCAGGTGCTGGACGGTCAGGCGATTCAATCGGGCGATGTTGTTCTGGGTCTCGAATCGAGCGGCTTCCATTCCAATGGCTACAGCCTGATCCGTAAGGTCGTATTCGAAATGGCGGGCCTGGATGTCAACGATCAGATTGAGGAGTTGAATCAACGGACGGTCGCCAGTATTCTGCTCGAGCCAACCCGGATCTACGCGGACGCCATTAACACCATCTTCCAGAGTTTTCCTGATAAGATTGTGATCAGCGGCCTGGCCCACATTACCGGGGGCGGACTGGTGGAAAACGTGGAACGAATTCTGCCTCAGAATCGCCGGATCGATCTCAAGCGATCTGCCTGGGAAGTGCCGGCTGTCTTTGACTGGCTGCAGTCACTGGGGGATATTGACGAAGCTGAAATGTTCCGCGTCTTCAATATGGGAATCGGCCTGGTTGCCATCGTCCGGGCACAACATGCAGAGGCCGTGCAGGAAAAACTGCAGTCACTCCAGATCCCTTCGCACGTTCTGGGGAAAGTTACCCAGGGCGACAAAGAAGTAACTCTGAGCTGA
- a CDS encoding fumarylacetoacetate hydrolase family protein: MKLATLHTEQGPTVVSVTDHEGQLTFYDVRAFDDTLPPSLKGVLSLEDGLERACKAAKQALEADRQITGTLCAPIPQPGKVICIGLNYRDHAEETGMAFPDEPVCFSKFTTSVTGPDQPIRIPEVAKKVDYEAELVVVIGKTCRNANLDNALEYVAGYMNGHDVSARDWQIGRPGGQWLLGKTPDTFAPIGPYLVTSDEIEDANNLSIKLTLNGEVMQNSCTDKFIFTIEEIVQFLSQFMTLEPGDIIFTGTPPGVGMARKPPVYLKPGDQVDVEIQGLGVLRNSVEAWN, from the coding sequence ATGAAGTTAGCCACTTTACACACAGAACAGGGTCCGACCGTTGTTTCCGTTACCGACCATGAGGGTCAGTTGACCTTCTACGATGTGCGTGCATTCGACGACACACTGCCCCCCTCATTAAAGGGCGTGCTCAGTCTGGAAGATGGGCTCGAACGTGCCTGTAAAGCTGCGAAACAGGCCCTGGAGGCCGACCGACAGATTACCGGTACGCTCTGCGCTCCGATTCCACAACCGGGGAAAGTCATCTGCATCGGCCTGAACTATCGCGATCACGCCGAGGAAACAGGCATGGCCTTTCCCGATGAACCGGTTTGCTTCAGTAAATTCACGACTTCCGTCACAGGTCCCGATCAGCCGATTCGTATTCCGGAAGTGGCCAAAAAGGTAGACTACGAAGCCGAACTGGTCGTCGTCATCGGAAAGACATGTCGCAATGCGAACCTGGACAACGCACTTGAATACGTCGCCGGTTACATGAATGGACACGATGTCTCCGCACGCGACTGGCAGATCGGACGTCCGGGCGGACAATGGCTGTTAGGTAAAACACCAGACACCTTTGCACCGATCGGTCCCTATCTGGTCACCTCGGATGAAATCGAGGATGCAAACAACCTCTCCATTAAACTGACGTTGAATGGAGAGGTGATGCAGAATTCCTGTACCGATAAGTTTATCTTCACAATCGAAGAGATTGTGCAGTTCCTGTCTCAGTTTATGACACTGGAACCAGGCGATATTATCTTTACCGGGACGCCACCAGGAGTTGGCATGGCACGCAAGCCCCCTGTCTACCTTAAACCTGGAGACCAGGTTGATGTAGAGATTCAGGGACTGGGAGTACTACGCAATTCTGTGGAAGCGTGGAACTGA
- a CDS encoding cold-shock protein — protein sequence MATGTIKKITEKGFGFINDGQQDIFFHLSSLDGITFDQLVEGQTVEFESEKSDRGLRAVRVTTSE from the coding sequence ATGGCCACTGGAACAATCAAAAAAATTACTGAAAAAGGTTTTGGCTTCATCAATGATGGTCAACAGGATATCTTTTTTCATCTCTCTTCACTGGACGGAATCACGTTCGATCAACTGGTAGAAGGCCAGACTGTTGAATTCGAAAGCGAAAAAAGCGATCGCGGTCTGCGAGCTGTTCGCGTAACAACATCTGAGTAA
- a CDS encoding 3-keto-disaccharide hydrolase, translating into MKTASALIAGLSLCLTLCLPATLSAEEKAPQEKWIPLFNGKNLDGWTVKIRGYEPGVNYADTFRVQDGLLTVDYEHYDAFDEKFGHIFYKDTFSHYIIRVEYRFVGDQVKGGPGWAFRNSGIMVHGQSPESMSLDQRFPVSIEVQLLGGKPTGKRSTANLCTPGTNVVMDNKLFMPHCIDSSSKTYRGDQWVTVDVEVKGNKIIKHVIDGETVLSYTKPQLDPKDADAQKLIEQGAPIMLDKGTISLQSESHPVQFRKVELLNLAPENSSN; encoded by the coding sequence GTGAAAACCGCATCTGCTCTCATTGCCGGTCTGTCTCTCTGCCTGACGCTCTGCCTGCCTGCTACTCTCTCTGCTGAAGAGAAAGCACCTCAGGAAAAATGGATCCCCCTGTTCAACGGGAAAAACCTGGATGGCTGGACTGTCAAAATCCGGGGTTATGAACCAGGCGTCAATTATGCAGATACGTTTCGGGTGCAGGATGGGTTACTCACCGTCGACTATGAGCACTACGATGCCTTCGATGAAAAATTCGGTCACATCTTCTACAAAGACACCTTTTCCCACTACATCATCCGCGTGGAATATCGTTTCGTCGGCGACCAGGTCAAAGGCGGACCGGGCTGGGCATTTCGTAACAGTGGCATCATGGTCCACGGCCAGAGTCCCGAAAGCATGTCCCTTGACCAGCGTTTTCCGGTTTCCATTGAAGTCCAGCTGCTGGGTGGGAAACCGACAGGCAAACGCAGTACTGCCAACCTCTGCACCCCGGGCACGAACGTCGTCATGGACAACAAACTCTTCATGCCCCACTGCATCGACTCCTCTTCCAAAACCTATCGCGGCGATCAGTGGGTCACCGTTGACGTCGAAGTCAAAGGCAACAAGATCATCAAACACGTCATTGACGGGGAAACCGTGCTCTCGTACACCAAGCCCCAACTCGACCCCAAAGACGCCGATGCCCAGAAGCTGATCGAACAGGGCGCCCCGATCATGCTGGATAAAGGAACCATTTCCCTGCAGTCGGAAAGTCACCCTGTTCAGTTCCGGAAAGTGGAACTGCTCAATCTCGCCCCCGAAAACAGCAGTAATTGA
- the bfr gene encoding bacterioferritin, producing the protein MKGSQKVIDALNDGLTIELTAINLYFISSKMCKDWGFDKLAKHFYDESIEEMKHADQVIDRILYLDGVPEIARYDVIRVGKTVEEQIQNSLELETKGVSTYNEAIELCRQEKDAGSRELMDQMVVESEESIDWCESQLELIKQVGIQNYLAEQIRE; encoded by the coding sequence ATGAAGGGTAGCCAGAAAGTAATCGACGCGTTAAACGATGGCCTGACAATCGAACTCACCGCCATCAACCTGTACTTCATCTCTTCCAAGATGTGCAAAGACTGGGGTTTTGACAAACTGGCCAAGCACTTCTACGACGAATCCATCGAAGAAATGAAACACGCCGACCAGGTCATCGACCGCATCCTCTATCTGGATGGCGTTCCGGAAATCGCCCGCTACGACGTCATTCGCGTGGGTAAGACTGTTGAAGAACAGATCCAGAACAGCCTGGAACTGGAAACTAAAGGGGTCTCAACCTACAACGAAGCCATCGAACTCTGCCGACAGGAAAAAGACGCCGGCAGCCGGGAATTGATGGATCAGATGGTCGTCGAGTCAGAAGAAAGCATCGACTGGTGCGAATCACAGCTCGAACTGATCAAACAGGTCGGCATTCAGAACTACCTGGCTGAGCAGATTCGCGAATAG
- a CDS encoding (2Fe-2S)-binding protein produces MSTVTGSQIERVGATPAPEVAPRRRFLCHCLKVTPDQVQQCITETQAETVHEVTRGCGAGKGCTACHCRIKDLLAGLCDDCGQSKRRCLCAAQPV; encoded by the coding sequence ATGTCAACAGTAACCGGAAGCCAGATCGAGCGTGTGGGAGCCACCCCGGCCCCTGAAGTTGCACCACGCCGCCGATTTCTCTGCCACTGTCTGAAAGTGACTCCAGATCAGGTCCAGCAGTGTATAACTGAGACCCAGGCGGAGACCGTTCACGAAGTGACCCGCGGTTGTGGAGCTGGTAAAGGCTGCACAGCCTGCCATTGCCGCATTAAGGACTTACTGGCAGGGCTGTGTGATGACTGTGGACAGTCCAAGCGGCGTTGTCTGTGTGCCGCTCAGCCGGTTTAA
- a CDS encoding response regulator gives MSKKRILVIEDDRSLSEVLAYNLRQEKYDAVVALDGMDGLRQAQLKTPDLIILDLMLPQMDGLEVCRRLRSDPVTSNVLILMLTAKSEETDQVVGFTLGADDYVTKPFSVKILLERIKALLRRRESNGEASDTIVSQGVMIDRRRHRVMIDDVPISLTRSEFELLEALVRQPGRVFSRSELIDAALGDDALVLERTIDVHIRALRQKLDKHAELIETVRGVGYRFRDPDTAFKKQTT, from the coding sequence ATGTCAAAGAAACGCATTCTTGTGATTGAAGATGATCGTTCTCTCTCTGAAGTTCTCGCATACAATCTGCGACAGGAGAAGTACGATGCTGTGGTGGCCCTGGATGGGATGGACGGGTTACGGCAGGCTCAGTTGAAAACGCCTGACCTGATTATATTAGACCTGATGTTGCCTCAGATGGACGGACTGGAAGTCTGTCGCAGACTGCGATCGGACCCGGTAACCAGCAATGTGCTGATTCTGATGCTGACCGCGAAATCTGAAGAGACCGATCAGGTCGTTGGATTCACGCTGGGGGCTGATGATTACGTGACCAAGCCGTTCAGCGTCAAGATTCTGCTGGAGCGGATCAAGGCTCTGCTTCGTCGACGTGAAAGCAATGGCGAAGCCTCTGATACCATCGTGAGCCAGGGAGTTATGATCGACCGCCGACGTCATCGGGTGATGATTGATGATGTTCCTATCTCTCTGACCCGCAGTGAATTCGAACTGCTGGAAGCGCTGGTTCGTCAGCCGGGCCGGGTGTTCTCCCGTTCTGAGTTGATTGATGCGGCTCTGGGAGACGATGCCCTGGTGCTGGAGCGGACGATTGACGTTCATATCCGGGCTCTGCGTCAGAAACTGGATAAGCACGCGGAATTGATTGAAACGGTGCGTGGAGTTGGTTACCGATTCCGTGATCCAGATACCGCATTTAAGAAACAGACGACGTAA
- the phoU gene encoding phosphate signaling complex protein PhoU produces MTKHLQRDMESLEREIITQSSLVEEMISKASRALYEVQVDLANEVIEQERAINESEVKIEEDCLKILALHQPVAVDLRETATVLKINNDLERIADLAVNIAERTIGLSHYPNFHIPAALEPMTKVTVSMLRDAIDAFIDFDTEKARAVCKRDDIVDGYNREIINEIYGLMQTDPSLIKPALHFFSSARHIERIADHTTNIAEDVIYLTEGEIIRHRHKETFST; encoded by the coding sequence ATGACAAAACATTTACAGCGTGATATGGAATCACTGGAGCGGGAAATCATCACCCAGTCATCGCTGGTGGAAGAGATGATTTCTAAAGCCAGTCGCGCGCTTTACGAAGTTCAAGTTGATCTGGCCAACGAAGTGATTGAGCAGGAACGGGCGATCAACGAGAGTGAAGTGAAGATTGAGGAAGACTGCCTGAAGATTCTGGCGCTGCATCAGCCGGTGGCCGTCGATTTGCGCGAGACGGCAACGGTGCTGAAGATTAACAATGACCTGGAGCGTATTGCCGACCTTGCGGTGAATATTGCTGAGCGGACCATCGGATTGTCGCATTATCCGAATTTCCATATTCCCGCTGCTCTGGAACCCATGACGAAAGTTACGGTTTCGATGTTACGCGACGCGATTGACGCGTTCATCGATTTCGATACTGAAAAGGCCCGTGCGGTCTGCAAGCGGGATGATATTGTCGACGGTTACAACCGCGAGATCATCAATGAGATCTACGGATTGATGCAGACCGATCCGAGCCTGATCAAGCCGGCACTACACTTTTTCTCTTCAGCGCGCCACATTGAACGTATTGCCGACCATACTACAAATATTGCGGAAGATGTGATTTACCTGACCGAAGGCGAAATTATCCGTCATCGTCACAAAGAAACATTTTCCACCTGA
- the pstB gene encoding phosphate ABC transporter ATP-binding protein PstB: protein MASTPSVKNNMQSPDKAASTHSQGPVVRPSIPEGKSMRTADELAQATEKISVRDLSFYYSDNRALTDISLSIPERCVTAFIGPSGCGKSTFLRCLNRMNDMIEGTRVEGEILLEGQDIYSSRTDIVTLRKRIGMVFQKSTPFPKSIFDNVSFGPKIAGIRKKKDLYEIVERSLQRSALWDEVKDRLSDSALNLSGGQQQRLCIARALANDPDILLMDEPASALDPASTARIEDLIFELKEQYTIVIVTHNMQQAARVSDQAAFFYQGLLIESGATEELFTNPKKQQTEDYITGRFG, encoded by the coding sequence ATGGCTTCAACACCCTCGGTTAAAAATAATATGCAATCACCTGATAAAGCAGCCTCCACTCATTCACAGGGTCCTGTCGTGCGGCCTTCGATTCCTGAAGGTAAAAGCATGCGGACTGCCGATGAGTTGGCGCAGGCTACCGAAAAGATCAGCGTGCGTGACCTGTCGTTTTATTATTCGGATAACCGCGCTTTAACTGATATTTCGCTTTCGATTCCTGAGCGGTGCGTGACTGCCTTCATTGGCCCCTCGGGCTGTGGAAAGTCGACGTTTCTCCGGTGTCTGAACCGGATGAATGATATGATCGAAGGTACCCGGGTCGAAGGCGAGATCCTGCTGGAAGGTCAGGATATTTATTCCAGCCGCACAGACATCGTAACCTTGCGGAAGCGGATCGGGATGGTATTCCAGAAGTCGACTCCATTTCCGAAATCGATTTTCGACAACGTGTCGTTCGGTCCCAAGATCGCAGGTATTCGCAAAAAGAAAGATCTGTACGAGATTGTTGAGCGCTCTCTGCAGCGGTCAGCACTGTGGGATGAAGTCAAAGATCGCCTGAGCGATTCTGCTTTGAACCTGTCGGGTGGTCAGCAGCAGCGGTTATGTATCGCCCGTGCCCTGGCCAATGATCCGGACATCTTGTTGATGGATGAACCGGCGTCGGCACTCGATCCGGCTTCAACGGCACGGATCGAAGACCTGATCTTCGAACTCAAAGAACAGTACACGATTGTGATCGTTACGCATAACATGCAGCAGGCGGCTCGTGTGTCCGACCAGGCTGCCTTTTTCTATCAGGGGCTGCTGATCGAATCCGGAGCGACGGAAGAGCTCTTCACGAATCCCAAGAAACAGCAGACCGAAGACTACATTACCGGCAGGTTTGGATAA